The sequence below is a genomic window from Halosolutus gelatinilyticus.
CTACCTCGCCGCCGGCGCGGTGGGCGCGCCGGTGTTTTCCGGCCTCACCGGCGGTCCCGGCGTGCTGCTCTCGGAGCCGACCGCGGGCTTCCTCTGGTCGTTCCCGATCGCCGCGCTGGTGATCGGCTTTTTGGTCCACCGGCGGCTCTCGCCCCGAGATCCGGCCGCCGTTCCGGTTCCGATCGTCGCGGGGAGTTTGTTCGCCGGGCTCGTCCTGATTTACGCGGGCGGAACGGCCTGGTACGCTTGGCTCGCGCACCTGAGCGTCGTCGAGGCGGCCCTGGCCGTCGCGATCCCCTTCGTCCCGGCCGATCTCCTCAAACTGGTCGCCGCGATCGCCATCGTTCGAAGCGTGCGGATCACGCCGCCATGAACGCGCGGCTCACGATCGTCACGTCGGAATGATCGAGTTCGAGTCCGTCACCTTCGCGTTCGACGGCGTCACCGTCCTCGACGACGTCTCGCTCTCGATCGAGGACGGCGAGTTCGTCCTGCTCGCCGGCGCGAACGGCTCCGGCAAGACGACGCTGCTCCGCCACTGCAACGGCCTCCTCGAACCCGATTCGGGGACGGTCCGCGTCGACGGGACGCCCGTTCGAGACGACCTCGTCGGCGCCCGATCGAGCGTCGGAATGGTCTTCCAGCACCCCCGCGATCAGTTCGTCGCGGCGGCTGTCGGCGCCGACGTGGCCTTCGGCCCGGAGAACCTCGGCCTCCCGCGCGCGGAGATCGATCGCCGGGTCGCGTCGGCGCTCGACGCGGTCGAGATGACCGGCCGCGAGACGGATCGAATCGACGGGCTCTCGGGCGGCGAGCAGTCCCGCGTCGCGATCGCCGGCGCGCTCGCGATGGAGCCGGCCCACCTCGTCCTCGACGAACCGTTCACCGGCCTCGACGAACCGGCTCGACGGTCGGTGCTCGACCGACTCGAAGCGCTCTCGGCCGACGGTACCGGGATCCTGCTCGCGACCCACGATCTCCGCGACGTCCTCCCGCTCGCCGATCGGGTGATCGCCATGCGGGACGGCCGCGTCGCGGTCGACGACCCGCCGGCCGCGGCGCTCGATCGGCTCGGCGACCTTTCGGTTCGGATTCCCCGCGCCCGCCGTCCTCCCGAGTGACGAT
It includes:
- a CDS encoding energy-coupling factor ABC transporter ATP-binding protein, whose amino-acid sequence is MIEFESVTFAFDGVTVLDDVSLSIEDGEFVLLAGANGSGKTTLLRHCNGLLEPDSGTVRVDGTPVRDDLVGARSSVGMVFQHPRDQFVAAAVGADVAFGPENLGLPRAEIDRRVASALDAVEMTGRETDRIDGLSGGEQSRVAIAGALAMEPAHLVLDEPFTGLDEPARRSVLDRLEALSADGTGILLATHDLRDVLPLADRVIAMRDGRVAVDDPPAAALDRLGDLSVRIPRARRPPE
- a CDS encoding biotin transporter BioY, translating into METERSEVDLVGGETVKSIARAALLAALMGAAVVVTIPYPLSPAASITLQVLVVFLAGLYLGPLWGAISMVLYLAAGAVGAPVFSGLTGGPGVLLSEPTAGFLWSFPIAALVIGFLVHRRLSPRDPAAVPVPIVAGSLFAGLVLIYAGGTAWYAWLAHLSVVEAALAVAIPFVPADLLKLVAAIAIVRSVRITPP